The following is a genomic window from Candidatus Palauibacter scopulicola.
GCATACGGTGACGCGGGAACCCGGGGGCACGGCGGCGGCGGAAGCGATCCGCGGCGTGCTCCTCGACCGGCCGGAGCTGCGGCTCGACGGCATCGCCGAACTGCTGCTCTTTTCGGCGGCCCGCCGGGCCCACGTCGAGGAGGTGATCCGCCCCGCGCTGGAGCGCGGCGAGGTCGTCCTCTGCGACCGCTTCGAGCTTTCCACGCGGGTCTACCAGGGGTGGGCGCGAGGGGTCGCCGCGGAGACGATCGAACAGGTCACCCGCGCCGCGACGGGCGGTCTCCTTCCGGAACTCTATCTCGTGCTCGACGTACCGGTGAACGTGGGCCTGGACCGGCAGGGGCAGGATCGGGAAGACCCCGGGCAGTTGGGCTTCTTCGCGTCCGCGCCCGACCGGATCGAGTTGGAGAAGCGGTCGTTCCGCGAGCGCGTGCGGGAGGGGTACCGGGAGCTGGCGGCTGCGGATGGGAGGATCGCGATCCTGGATGGCTCGGGGACGCCGGATCAGGTGGAGACCCGGATTCTGGCGGCCCTGCAGCAGCGGCTGCCGGACCGCTTCCGAGCGGTGAACTTTCCTCGTTGACCGCGCGGTGTGACATTGACGGTAGCGGCGGAGTGCCGCTCGAACGCGGCCCGACGCGGCCGCCACCACGGAGGATGCATGAAAGTGCAGCGATCCTGGATGACGGGAGTGTTGGTCGGCGCCATCGCCCTGGCGACCGGCGGCTGGCTGATCAATCAGAGCGGGGCCACGAGCGGCGGGGAGAGCCGCCGGCTCCTGGATGAGATCCACCGCCTGATCTCCGCCCGCTTCGTCGATGAAATCCCGCCGGAGGAGTTGTACCAGATGGCGATCGACGGGATGCTCGAGAAGCTGGGCGACCCGTACACGACCTTCCTCGAGCCCCGGGATTCCGAGGATCTGCGTCTCACGACGACGGGCAACTACGGCGGGCTCGGCGTCCGGATCGACGTGAAGGACGACTGGATCACGGTCGTCCAGGTGCTCCCGAACTCGCCGGCCGTCCGAGAGGGACTCGAGGTCGGTGACCGCATCATCGAGGTCGAGGGCGAGTCGGCCGAGGGGTGGTCGGTGGACAAGGCCGTCGACACGCTGCGGGGGGAGAAGGGGGCGCCGGTCAACATCACGATCGCGAGGGTCGGCGTGGACCGGCCGCTCGCGATTCGGATCGTGCGCGACGTCATCCAGGTAGCGCAGGCACAGGGCTTCGTCCTGGACGGCGACATCGGCTACGTGACGCTGCGCGGCTTCAGCCGCGAGGCGAAGGAGGAGCTGGTCGCGACGCTGGATCGCCTCGTCGAGGAGGGGGCCGGCGGACTGATCCTCGACCTGCGGCGGAACCCCGGCGGCCTGCTGCCCGCGGGGATTGACGTCACGGATCTCTTCCTGGACCGCGGCAAGCCCGTGGTCGAGACGCGTTCGCGCCTGGACGAGCAGAACTACCTGTTCCGCGCCTCCTCCGAAGACCGCTACGCGGATGTTCCCATCGTCGTCGTCGTGGACGGGCTCAGCGCGAGCGCATCCGAGATCGTGGCCGGCGCGCTGCAGGACCACGACCGCGCGGTCGTCGTGGGCACGACGACCTTCGGCAAGGGCTCCGTGCAGACGCTGTACGGACTCTCCGGGAACAACAGCATGAAGGTCACGACGGCCCGCTGGTACACGCCGGCCGGGCGCTCCATCACGAAGGACTTCGACCGTGAGAGCGCGCTCCGCGACCTCGCCGCGAGCGCCGTGGCGGTTTCCGGCGAGCCGGTCGCGGCGCGGTCGGAGCCGGAAGACCGTGAGGAGTACACGACGATGGGCGGCCGTACGGTCTACGGCGGCGGCGGAATCACGCCGGACCTGATCGTCTACCGCGACACGCTCTCGACCGAGGAACAGGAACTGCGCCGGCTCGCGACGCGCTCGGGGGCGATCCCGCGGAACGTCGTCTTCCGCTGGGCCGTCGAGTACTCGAACCAACACGATTTCAACGAGGGGTTCTCCGTCACGCAGGCGATGCGGGAGGAAGTCTGGGCCGCCCTCGTGGACGCGGGAGCCGAGGTCGAGAGGGAGCTCTTCGACCAGTCGCTGACCTACGTCGACTGGCTCATCGCGGATGAGCTGGCAGGCGCGGAGTTCGGAGAGGTGCCCCAGCTCCGTAGCCGGGCCGTCCGTGACGCGCAGATCCAGGTCGCCATCGATCTGCTGAGGGAGGCGGATTCCCCGGACGCGCTGCTCACGGTTGCGGCGCAGGTCGCCGAGGAGCGGGGCGCGGACGGCGCGCAGAGCGAAGAGTCCGGCGGGGACCGCTAGCACCGCACCGGACCAGAGAGGTGAGGAGACGAGAGATGAGAAAGCGCACGCGACGGTCCGCTGCGATTGCAACGACGATGGCGCTGGTGGCGGCCGCGGCGTGCGCCAGCAACCCCCGCCCCGGAACGTACACCCGGCTCATCATCACCGGCAGCGAGATCCGTGACGCCGGATACCGGTCGGCCTACGAGGCGCTCACCCACCACCGGGAACTGATCATCTTCGAAGACCGGATCGGTTTCAGGGGCGGCAACGACAGTTCCCGCCTGTTCGGGCGTCAGACGCAGGACTACTACGTGCCGATGCTGGTCGTGGATGGCGACTTCAACCTCAACGACGCGGTCACGACGCTGCGGCGGATTCCCGCGGAGGAAATCGTCTCGATCCGGCTGTACCACCAGAGCATGGTTCCGCCCCGCTATCGCCGGCCGGGCGCCGAGGGCGGGGTGATCGAGGTCAACACCCGCTAGCCGCTGTGGCGGCACCCCGCCTCCTCCTCTTCGGCCGCCTGCCCGAGCCGGGCCACGTCAAGACGCGCCTCGATCCCGAGTTGACCAGGGAGGGGAGCGCCGTCCTGTACGCGGCGTTCCTCGACGATGCCATGAAGCTCGCGCCGGACGGGGTGGCCGTGGAGTTGTGGGTCCCGGCTCGTCCCGGAGCGCTGGAGCGGCTGGGTGCCCGGTACCCGGCGGCTCGCGTCCGGCTGCAACCCGGCGGTTCGCTCGGCGACCGGCTCGAAGCGGCGTTTGCCCGCGCCTTCAGAGACGGCGTCGACCGCGCGGTGGCGCTGGGGAGCGACCACCCGACGCTCCCGGCGGATTTCCTGGTGCGGGCGTTCGACGCGCTGGCGAATAGCCCGGTGGCCCTCGGTCCGAGCCTGGACGGCGGCTACTACGCGGTCGGACTGCGCGGGTCGGCCTGGCCGCGGGCCCGCGGTCTCTTCGCCGAGGCCCCCTGGTCGACGTCCGCGCTGTTCACCTGGACGCGCGCGCGCGCCGCGTCGCTGGGGCTCGATTGCACGGAGCTGCCGCCCTGGTACGATGTGGACCGTCCGGCCGATCTGGCGCGCATGGCCGGCGACCTGATCGAAGGGAGCGCGACGGCCGCAGCCTGGGTCCGGCTCGCGCCGCCGACCATGGAACCGGAGGGCTGATGGAACCGATCCGCGTCACGGTGAAGCGGGCCGGAACGCGGGAATCGTCGCATCTCGTGTACGGCATGGTCCGCGAGGCCGGTTCGGCCGGTCGCGGCCACGCCTTCGGCGACCCGCGGTTGACGGCCTTCTGGCGTTCTTCGATGAAGCCGCTCCAGATCCTCCCGGCGGTCAGAGATGGCGTGTTCGAGCGCCTCGGGCTCGGAGCGGATGCGCTGGCGTTGGCGTGTGCCTCGCACCACGGGACGCCGCGCCACCTGGAGGTGGTGCAGTCGGTGATCGACGCGGCCGAGCTGAAGCCCGGGATGTTCGTGTGCGGGCCGCACCGGCCGTTCGACGACGGGGCCGCGCGGGGGATGGATCGGGCGGGGCGCCTGCCGGGGCGGATCCACAACAACTGTTCGGGCCAGCACGCGGCGCTGCTGGCGTTCTGCGTGGCCCGCGGCTGGCCCGTGGCGGGGTACCACGAACCGGCGCACCCGCTGCAGCGGACGATCCGCCGCGAAATCTCCGCCTGGCTGGGCGAAGACTGCGAGCGCCTGCCGTGGGGGACGGACGGATGCGGCCTGCCGACCCCGGCCCTCTCTCTGCGGGACATGGCACGGGCGTTCGCGGATTTCGGCGCCTCGCCGGAGGCGGCCGCGCGGTCCGTTGTGACCGCGATGACGGCGCATCCGACATTGGTGTCAGGTCCCGGGGCGCTTTCGGCGAACCTGATGCGGGCGAGTTCCGGTCGGATTCTCGCCAAGGAGGGGGCGGAGGGCGTGTTCTGTCTGGCGAGCGCGGAGGGGGCGTGGGGGGCGGCCTTCAAGGTGCTGGACGGGGCCACGCGGCCCCTGGGCCCGGCGGTCGTGCACGCGCTCGCGACGCTGTCGCTGCTGGCGCCGGGTGAGGTCGCGCAGCTTGAGGGCTTCGCGCACCCGGTGGTGCGGAACACGTGCGGGAACGAGGTCGGGGTGCTGTCGGTGGAGGGGGAATCTTGTTCGTCGACGTAGCGAGAATACACGTGACCGGCGGGGCGGGCGGCGCGGGCGCCGTCGCCTTCCGGCGCGAGAAGGGGGTGCCCCGCGGCGGGCCCGCCGGTGGCCGCGGCGGAAACGGCGGCGGCGTGATCCTCGTGGCGGATCGCCGGCTCGACACGCTGCTCGATTACTCGTACCGCGAGCACTACAAGGCCGGGCGCGCCGGTCACGGGGAAGGGAAGAAGCGGGACGGCGCTTCGGGAGAGGATCTGCGGCTGCCGGTACCGCTCGGAACGCTCGTGCGCGATGTCGAGACGGGGGAGCGGATCGGCGAACTGCTCGAGGAGGAAGATGAACTCGTCGTGGCCCGCGGCGGCCGCGGAGGAAGGGGCAACGCGAGCTTCGCTTCGCCCACGCGACAGACGCCGCGCGAATGGGAACCCGGGGAGTGGGGGGAGGAGCGGCACATCGAACTCGAACTCAAGCTCATCGCCGACGTGGGCCTGGTGGGGGAGCCCAACGCGGGCAAATCGACGCTCCTCGCCCGCGTGACGGCGGCGAAGCCCCGGATCGCGGACTACCCCTTCACCACGCTGAGGCCCAACCTCGGGGTCGTGGGGCTGAGCGGGCACCGCTCGTTCGTGATGGCGGACATCCCGGGCATCATCGAGGGGGCGCACGAGGGGCGCGGTCTGGGCACGCAGTTTCTTCGGCACATCGAACGCACGCGCACCCTCGCGCTCCTCGTGCCGTTGGACGACGAGGATCCGCAGGCGACGTACGATCTTCTGCGTGAGGAACTGCGGTCGCACGACGCGGCGCTCGCCGGCATATCTCATTGCGTTCTCCTGACGAAGGCCGACTTGACGTCTGCGGCGGCCGACCCGCCGGTTTCGGTCGATGCCCCCGGGAGTTGGGGCCAGTTCATAGTCTCGGCCGTGACCGGGGCCGGCCTCGACGGCGCGCTCGAGGGCCTGTGGGCGCGCGTGCAGAGGGAGAAGGAGGCCGCGGCGGGCGACGCCGAAGCGGATCCGTTCGGGGGCAGCGAAGCGTGGCGTCCGTGACGGAGACGCGTTCCGCGGCGGCACGAGCGAAGGACGGGGAGTTGGCGGCGCTCGTCGCCCTGGCCCGCGCCCCCGGCATCGGGCTGCGTACCGTCCGGCGCCTGGTCGACCGCCACGGCGGGGCGTCGGCGGCGCTCAAAGCGCTGCGACGGAGTGCCCCGGGCGACCTCCGGGCGGCGGGCCGGGGCCAGCGCGTTCCGACCGCGAGAACGCTCCGCGCCTGCAACGCCGCCGGCGAGAGCGCGGCGCGGTCGTTGCTGCGCGAAGCGCGTGCAAAGGGGATCCGCGTGGCGGGGTACACCGACTGCGGGGAGGCCGCATATCCCGCGGGGCTGCGCGATCTCCCCGATCCGCCCCCCGTACTCTTCGAGCGTGGCCCGGCGACGCCCGGCTCCGGGCGGACGATCGCCGTCGTAGGTACGCGGGCCGCGTCGTCCTACGGGCTGCGCACGGCCTACGCCCTGGGAAGGGAACTCGGACGCTGGGGCTGGACGGTGGTCAGCGGCATGGCGCGCGGCGTCGATGCGGCCGCCCACGCCGGCGCCCTCGACGCGGGCGGGCAGACCATCGGAGTGCTCGGAACCGGACTCGACCGCGAATACCCGGCGGAAAACCGGGACCTGTACCGGAGGATGCGTTCGCACGGGCTCCTGCTGAGCGAGTTCGAGCCCGCGGCCCCGCCGACCCGTTCCGCGTTTCCGCGCCGCAACCGGGTGATCGCCGCCCTCGCCCGCGGCGTCATCGTCGTGGAGGCGGGTGGCAGGAGCGGGGCCCTGAACACGGCGGACCATGCCCTGGACCTGGGGCGCGAAGTCCTCGCGGTGCCCGGGCGGATCGATGATCCGGGCGCGGCCGGGTGTCTTCGCCTCCTGCGCCAGGGCGCCGGGCTCGTGGCCGGCGTCCAGGACGTGTTCGATGCCATGGGCTGGCTGTGCCTCGAGCCGCCGCCAGCGGCGGACGAAGGATCCGCCCCGGCGGTCGACCGATCCTCAGGCGACAGACGTCTGCTCGGAGCACTGTCGCGGGGACCCCGCTCGCCGGATGAACTGGCCGTCGGTCTCGAGATGCCCGTCACGAAAGTGCTTGGCGGACTGGGACGGCTGGAACTCGAAGGATGGGTCGAGCGCCGGCCGGGAGGGAGCTTCGCCGCCGTCCGGGGGCGGGGTGGCCGCTGATGTCCCGCGAGCGCCCGCCACGCTCCCTGTATGTGCACTTTCCCTTCTGCGCGCACCGCTGCCACTACTGCGATTTTTCCGTCCAGCGGGCGTCGGCGCCGCCGGTCTCCCGCTGGCTCGCGGCGATCGAGGCCGAACTCGCCTGGTGGTTCGAGCGCAACGGGTGGGATCCGGGGGAGACGCTCGATACCATCTTCATCGGAGGCGGGACGCCCTCGCTCATGGGATCCGCCGGGATGGAAGGACTGGCCTCGCGACTCTCCGCCCGGTTCCGGATCGACCCCGCGCACACCGAATGGACGGCCGAGGCGAACCCCGCATCCTTCGACGCGCGTCTCGGTGCGAGTTGGCGGGCGACAGGCGTGAACCGGCTGAGTCTCGGCGTACAGGCGCTGGACGATGGGGTTTTGAGGTGGCTGGGCCGATTGCACGACCGGCGCCGGGCGACGGACGCCGTCGCGGAGGCGAGGGAAGCCGGATTCGAACGGGTGAGCGTGGACCTCATCTTCGGCCTCCCTCCGGAAGTGAGGCGGGACCTCTCGGCGGAGGTGGAAGCGGCGGCCGCCCTCGGCGTGTCTCACCTGAGTCTCTACGGCCTCACCGTGGAGCCGCGCACGCCACTGGCCGAGTGGATCCGCCTGGGCCGCGTCGGGGCGCCGGACGAGGAGCGCTACGCGGAGGAGTACCGACTCCTGTCGCGCGACCTGCGCGCGGCCGGGTACGAGCAGTACGAGGTGTCGAACTTCGCCCGGCCGGGAGCGCAGAGCCGCCACAACTGGTCGTACTGGAACCGAACGTCGTATCTTGCCCTCGGCCCGTCCGCGCATGGATTCCTCCCGCCGATCCGCAGTTGGAACGTCTTCCGCTGGGACCGGTACGAACGCGCGCTGCGGGAGGGCCGCGGCCCGCTCGAAGGCTGGGAACGCGTGGGGCCGGAAGAGGAAGAACTGGAACGGATCTGGCTGGGCCTTCGTACGAATCGCGGACTGACGCCGGATTTCGTGCGGGAGATCTCGTCGGATGGACTCCGCCTCGACGACTGGGCCGAGGCCGGGTGGATGAAGGAGCGGAACGGACGCTGGACGGCGACGATCGAAGGCTGGCTCCGCCTGGATACGATCGCCGCCGGACTCGCCGGGGCTGATAGAGCATGACCCTGCCAACACTGACAGAGCGCGAACGGGCCGTCCTCGCGGCGGTCATCGACTCCTTCGTCCGCACGGCCGCCCCGGCCGGCTCGCGAAGGATCGGGAAGGAGTACGCGCTCGGCGTATCGCCCGCGACGATCCGCAACACCATGGCGGACCTCGAGAGCAAGGGTCTGCTCTCTCACCCCTACACGTCTGCGGGAAGGCTTCCGACGGACCTCGCATACCGGTACTACGTCGATGCGCTCATGCGCTGGGGCGGCATCCGGAAGCGGGACCAGGCGAAGATCGAACGCGAGTTGGGGGATGCGGACGCCGGCGGCGTGGAGGACCTCATGGGCAAGGCGGCGCGCGTCCTCAGCCTCCTGACGGGGGAACTCGGCCTTGCGGTGGGTCCGACGCTCGCCACGGCCACGCTCGAGCGCCTCGAACTCCTGCCGCTCTCGAGCGAGAAGGTGCTCCTGGTGTTCACGATCGAGTCCGGCGTGGTGCGCACCGTGTACGTGGACGTGACGACGCGCGTGCCCCGGGCGACGCTCCAGGCGGTGTCGCAGGCGCTGAATGAACGGCTGGCGGGCAGCGCGATCTCCGAGATCCAGGCGACGCTTCACGAGCGGCTGGGCGACCTGAGTTTCAGCAACCGCGGCGCGGAGGAATTGATGAACATCTTCGTGCACAGCGGGCCGGACATCTTCGAGTGGGCGCGCCGCGAGCGCGAAATCCACCTCGGGAGCGCCGCGGCGCTGACCGAACAGCCGGAGTTCACGACGAGCGAGCGTCTGCGCGAACTCCTGCTCCTTACCGAGCGGCGGGAGTTGCTCGCCTCCGTGCTGGGGGACCGCGGCGGCTCGGACGGTCCCCACGTGACGATCGGCGCCGAGCACGGCCAGCCGGAACTGGAGGATCTGACCATCGTCACCGCCAACTATGCCGTCGGCAGCCTGCAGGGCACCGTCGGCGTCATCGGGCCGACGCGCATGCCGTACGACAAGGTCGTCTCCATCGTCGACTGGACCTCCGATCTCCTCACGCGGCTGACGCCGTGAGCGGACAGCGCGACTACTACGAACTGCTCGGCGTCTCCCGCGATGCCGGGGCGGACGAGCTGAAGCGGGCGTATCGGCGCCTCGCCATGGAGTACCATCCGGATCGCAATTCCGCCTCCGACGCGGAGGAGCGGTTCAAGGAGGTGACGGAGGCGTGGGAAGTGCTCCGCGACCCGGGGAAGCGGCAGCTGTACGACCGGTACGGCGAGGCCGGCGTGCGGCGCGGTGGTGGAGGCGAGGCGCCGTTCTCCGGCTTCAACAACTTCTCCGACGCGTTCGACGTGTTCATGCGGGAGTTCGGAGGCGGCGGCTTCGCGGGCGGCGGCTTCGGCGACCTGTTCGGCGACGCGCGATCGCCGAACCAGCCGCGCCGCGGCTCGACCCTCAAGGTCTCCGTTACGATCACGCTGGAAGAGGCGGCGACGGGGGCCCGGCGCTCCCTCCGCGTCTCCGCTCTGGATGGTTGCGAGCGGTGCGACGCGACGGGCGCGGAGCCCGGAAGTACGGCGTCCACGTGCGGGACGTGCCAGGGCACCGGCGAGATCCGCATGGTCCAGCGCTCGATGCTGGGACAGTTCGTCTCCGTGCGCCCCTGCTCCGCCTGCGCCGGAGAGGGCACCTTGATCGCGGAGGAGTGCCGCGACTGCGGGCGAACCGGACGCGTGCGGGTCGACCGAACCGTCGACATCGAGATTCCGGCGGGTGTGTCGTCCGATGACTACCTGAAGCTGCGCGGGCGCGGCAACGCGGGTCCGCGGGGCGGGCCGGCGGGGGACCTCATCGTGCAGGTGGAGGTCGAGCCGCACGACCGCTTCGAACGCAGGGGGGATGACCTGATCCTCGACCTGCCCGTCACGTTTTCGCAGGCGGCGCTGGGCGACGAACTCGACGTGCCGACGATCCTCGGCCAGGCCCGGCTCAAGGTGCCCGCGGGGATCCAGGCCGGCCAGGTCCTCAGGCTTCGTGGCCAGGGGATGCCGCGTTTGCGGGCGGCGGGCCAGGGGGACCAGCTCGTGCGGGTCCACACGTGGACGCCAAGCGAACTGTCCCGGCGGCAGCGCGACATCCTGGAGTCGCTGCGGGAGGTCGAGGATGCGCCGCCCGAACCCCGCCGGGGCGAGGATCCGAGCTTCTGGGAGCGGGTAAAGGCGGCGTTTACGGCGTAGCGGACCCGGACGCGACGGCCGCGGCGGGCTGCGACGCCATCCGCTCCGCAAGGCTCGCGAGGAGCCGGTCGAAGGGGACGGCGAACTTCTCGACCCCCTCCGCCAGGAGCTGATCCGTAACCTCGTCCAGGTCGATCCCGACGGCGGCCAACTCCGCCATCGTGCGACGGGCTTCTTCAACGCCTTCGGTCAGCGTGCCGGCAACGCGCCCGTGGTCCCTGAAGGCATCGATCGTCTTCTCGGGCAGCGTGTTGACCGTCAGGTCGCCGATGAGCGGCTCGACGTACATCACGTCGGAATACGCGGGGTTCTTCGTGCTCGTGCTCGCCCACAGCATGCGTTGGGGGTGGGCGCCGAGCCCTGCGAGACGGGTCCAGCGGTCCGTGGCCAGCCGCCGCTGGAAGCCGACGTAGGCGAGTTTCGCGTTGGCGATCGCCGCCTTGCCGAGCAGGGCCTCGCAGCGAGCGGCGTCGCCCTCGGCCCGGTCGGCCAGCGCCTCGAGCCTCCGGTCGGTCAGCCCGTCGATCCGGCTCACGAAGAAGCTGGCTACCGAGGCGACATGGTCAACCGCCCGGCCCGCTTCGAGCCGCTGCTCCAGCGCCTCCGTGTGGGCGTCCGCCACCGCCTCGTACGCGGCGATGGAGAAGAGGAGCGTGACGTTCACGTTCACGCCCTCGAACAGTGCCTGCCGGATGGCCGGGACTCCGGCCGGCGTGCCGGGGATCTTGATGAGGACGTTCTCGCGGGCCACCTCATCGTGGAGGCGACGCGCCTCCCGTACCGTGCCCTCCGTGTCGTTCGCGAGGTGGGGAGACACTTCGAGGGAAACGTATCCGTCGACGCCGCCGGAACTCTCCCACACGCCCCGCAGGATGTCGCACGCGCCCTGGACGTCGGCGATCGTGAGCCGGTCGTAGACGTCCTCGACGCCGAGACCCGCAGCGGTGAAGCGGGCGATGTCCGCATCGTACTGCGCGCTGCCCGTGATGG
Proteins encoded in this region:
- the tmk gene encoding dTMP kinase, which encodes MKGCFLVFEGPEGSGKSLQIERLAEGLSAAGVPHTVTREPGGTAAAEAIRGVLLDRPELRLDGIAELLLFSAARRAHVEEVIRPALERGEVVLCDRFELSTRVYQGWARGVAAETIEQVTRAATGGLLPELYLVLDVPVNVGLDRQGQDREDPGQLGFFASAPDRIELEKRSFRERVREGYRELAAADGRIAILDGSGTPDQVETRILAALQQRLPDRFRAVNFPR
- a CDS encoding S41 family peptidase, producing MKVQRSWMTGVLVGAIALATGGWLINQSGATSGGESRRLLDEIHRLISARFVDEIPPEELYQMAIDGMLEKLGDPYTTFLEPRDSEDLRLTTTGNYGGLGVRIDVKDDWITVVQVLPNSPAVREGLEVGDRIIEVEGESAEGWSVDKAVDTLRGEKGAPVNITIARVGVDRPLAIRIVRDVIQVAQAQGFVLDGDIGYVTLRGFSREAKEELVATLDRLVEEGAGGLILDLRRNPGGLLPAGIDVTDLFLDRGKPVVETRSRLDEQNYLFRASSEDRYADVPIVVVVDGLSASASEIVAGALQDHDRAVVVGTTTFGKGSVQTLYGLSGNNSMKVTTARWYTPAGRSITKDFDRESALRDLAASAVAVSGEPVAARSEPEDREEYTTMGGRTVYGGGGITPDLIVYRDTLSTEEQELRRLATRSGAIPRNVVFRWAVEYSNQHDFNEGFSVTQAMREEVWAALVDAGAEVERELFDQSLTYVDWLIADELAGAEFGEVPQLRSRAVRDAQIQVAIDLLREADSPDALLTVAAQVAEERGADGAQSEESGGDR
- a CDS encoding TIGR04282 family arsenosugar biosynthesis glycosyltransferase, encoding MAAPRLLLFGRLPEPGHVKTRLDPELTREGSAVLYAAFLDDAMKLAPDGVAVELWVPARPGALERLGARYPAARVRLQPGGSLGDRLEAAFARAFRDGVDRAVALGSDHPTLPADFLVRAFDALANSPVALGPSLDGGYYAVGLRGSAWPRARGLFAEAPWSTSALFTWTRARAASLGLDCTELPPWYDVDRPADLARMAGDLIEGSATAAAWVRLAPPTMEPEG
- a CDS encoding asparaginase → MEPIRVTVKRAGTRESSHLVYGMVREAGSAGRGHAFGDPRLTAFWRSSMKPLQILPAVRDGVFERLGLGADALALACASHHGTPRHLEVVQSVIDAAELKPGMFVCGPHRPFDDGAARGMDRAGRLPGRIHNNCSGQHAALLAFCVARGWPVAGYHEPAHPLQRTIRREISAWLGEDCERLPWGTDGCGLPTPALSLRDMARAFADFGASPEAAARSVVTAMTAHPTLVSGPGALSANLMRASSGRILAKEGAEGVFCLASAEGAWGAAFKVLDGATRPLGPAVVHALATLSLLAPGEVAQLEGFAHPVVRNTCGNEVGVLSVEGESCSST
- the obgE gene encoding GTPase ObgE; amino-acid sequence: MLFVDVARIHVTGGAGGAGAVAFRREKGVPRGGPAGGRGGNGGGVILVADRRLDTLLDYSYREHYKAGRAGHGEGKKRDGASGEDLRLPVPLGTLVRDVETGERIGELLEEEDELVVARGGRGGRGNASFASPTRQTPREWEPGEWGEERHIELELKLIADVGLVGEPNAGKSTLLARVTAAKPRIADYPFTTLRPNLGVVGLSGHRSFVMADIPGIIEGAHEGRGLGTQFLRHIERTRTLALLVPLDDEDPQATYDLLREELRSHDAALAGISHCVLLTKADLTSAAADPPVSVDAPGSWGQFIVSAVTGAGLDGALEGLWARVQREKEAAAGDAEADPFGGSEAWRP
- the dprA gene encoding DNA-processing protein DprA, which gives rise to MTETRSAAARAKDGELAALVALARAPGIGLRTVRRLVDRHGGASAALKALRRSAPGDLRAAGRGQRVPTARTLRACNAAGESAARSLLREARAKGIRVAGYTDCGEAAYPAGLRDLPDPPPVLFERGPATPGSGRTIAVVGTRAASSYGLRTAYALGRELGRWGWTVVSGMARGVDAAAHAGALDAGGQTIGVLGTGLDREYPAENRDLYRRMRSHGLLLSEFEPAAPPTRSAFPRRNRVIAALARGVIVVEAGGRSGALNTADHALDLGREVLAVPGRIDDPGAAGCLRLLRQGAGLVAGVQDVFDAMGWLCLEPPPAADEGSAPAVDRSSGDRRLLGALSRGPRSPDELAVGLEMPVTKVLGGLGRLELEGWVERRPGGSFAAVRGRGGR
- the hemW gene encoding radical SAM family heme chaperone HemW, which codes for MSRERPPRSLYVHFPFCAHRCHYCDFSVQRASAPPVSRWLAAIEAELAWWFERNGWDPGETLDTIFIGGGTPSLMGSAGMEGLASRLSARFRIDPAHTEWTAEANPASFDARLGASWRATGVNRLSLGVQALDDGVLRWLGRLHDRRRATDAVAEAREAGFERVSVDLIFGLPPEVRRDLSAEVEAAAALGVSHLSLYGLTVEPRTPLAEWIRLGRVGAPDEERYAEEYRLLSRDLRAAGYEQYEVSNFARPGAQSRHNWSYWNRTSYLALGPSAHGFLPPIRSWNVFRWDRYERALREGRGPLEGWERVGPEEEELERIWLGLRTNRGLTPDFVREISSDGLRLDDWAEAGWMKERNGRWTATIEGWLRLDTIAAGLAGADRA
- the hrcA gene encoding heat-inducible transcriptional repressor HrcA, which encodes MTLPTLTERERAVLAAVIDSFVRTAAPAGSRRIGKEYALGVSPATIRNTMADLESKGLLSHPYTSAGRLPTDLAYRYYVDALMRWGGIRKRDQAKIERELGDADAGGVEDLMGKAARVLSLLTGELGLAVGPTLATATLERLELLPLSSEKVLLVFTIESGVVRTVYVDVTTRVPRATLQAVSQALNERLAGSAISEIQATLHERLGDLSFSNRGAEELMNIFVHSGPDIFEWARREREIHLGSAAALTEQPEFTTSERLRELLLLTERRELLASVLGDRGGSDGPHVTIGAEHGQPELEDLTIVTANYAVGSLQGTVGVIGPTRMPYDKVVSIVDWTSDLLTRLTP
- the dnaJ gene encoding molecular chaperone DnaJ, which translates into the protein MSGQRDYYELLGVSRDAGADELKRAYRRLAMEYHPDRNSASDAEERFKEVTEAWEVLRDPGKRQLYDRYGEAGVRRGGGGEAPFSGFNNFSDAFDVFMREFGGGGFAGGGFGDLFGDARSPNQPRRGSTLKVSVTITLEEAATGARRSLRVSALDGCERCDATGAEPGSTASTCGTCQGTGEIRMVQRSMLGQFVSVRPCSACAGEGTLIAEECRDCGRTGRVRVDRTVDIEIPAGVSSDDYLKLRGRGNAGPRGGPAGDLIVQVEVEPHDRFERRGDDLILDLPVTFSQAALGDELDVPTILGQARLKVPAGIQAGQVLRLRGQGMPRLRAAGQGDQLVRVHTWTPSELSRRQRDILESLREVEDAPPEPRRGEDPSFWERVKAAFTA
- the tal gene encoding transaldolase; the protein is MSALLQLQAQGQSYWLDNLTRGMLVDGTLAHRVEAEGLRGVTSNPAIFHNAITGSAQYDADIARFTAAGLGVEDVYDRLTIADVQGACDILRGVWESSGGVDGYVSLEVSPHLANDTEGTVREARRLHDEVARENVLIKIPGTPAGVPAIRQALFEGVNVNVTLLFSIAAYEAVADAHTEALEQRLEAGRAVDHVASVASFFVSRIDGLTDRRLEALADRAEGDAARCEALLGKAAIANAKLAYVGFQRRLATDRWTRLAGLGAHPQRMLWASTSTKNPAYSDVMYVEPLIGDLTVNTLPEKTIDAFRDHGRVAGTLTEGVEEARRTMAELAAVGIDLDEVTDQLLAEGVEKFAVPFDRLLASLAERMASQPAAAVASGSATP